The Candidatus Nanohalovita haloferacivicina genome has a window encoding:
- a CDS encoding 50S ribosomal protein L18e, translating to MDKHADPTNSVLLETIEMLEEQEAAIWNQVAENLGKVNRRRAEVNISDIDRVAEDGDTIVVPGKVLGTGRLTKDVDVAAFQASNGAKKKIMENGDFMFIQDLVEDNPEGTEVRIVK from the coding sequence ATGGATAAACACGCAGACCCAACCAACAGTGTACTCCTTGAGACTATTGAAATGCTCGAGGAGCAAGAAGCTGCTATCTGGAATCAGGTAGCTGAAAATCTTGGAAAAGTTAATCGTAGACGCGCAGAAGTCAATATTTCTGATATTGACCGTGTTGCAGAAGACGGAGACACAATCGTTGTCCCCGGAAAAGTTCTTGGAACAGGCCGACTCACAAAAGATGTTGACGTCGCAGCCTTCCAGGCAAGCAACGGCGCAAAGAAGAAGATCATGGAGAACGGAGATTTCATGTTCATCCAGGATCTTGTAGAAGACAACCCTGAAGGAACAGAGGTGAGAATTGTAAAATGA
- the rplM gene encoding 50S ribosomal protein L13: MKVISAEGKILGRLASKIASMAKDGETVRVVKSEDVVISGDKDKIFADYKQKKDRGARDRGPYFPKRPDRILKRTVKGMLPSNPSGREALDNVRTYLDVPEEFEDYEEVDVKEGDDLLNRNYVKLGEVSKHIGWKGKRGVNQ; this comes from the coding sequence ATGAAAGTAATCAGTGCAGAAGGAAAAATTCTAGGCCGTCTAGCATCAAAGATCGCATCAATGGCAAAAGACGGAGAAACAGTAAGAGTAGTCAAATCAGAAGACGTAGTAATCTCAGGAGACAAAGACAAGATCTTCGCAGACTACAAACAGAAGAAAGATAGAGGAGCACGAGACAGAGGCCCTTACTTCCCGAAAAGACCTGACAGAATTCTTAAGAGAACCGTTAAAGGAATGCTTCCAAGCAATCCTTCCGGAAGAGAAGCTCTTGACAACGTAAGAACTTACCTGGACGTTCCAGAAGAATTTGAGGACTATGAGGAAGTTGACGTTAAGGAAGGAGACGATCTTCTTAACAGGAATTATGTAAAGCTTGGCGAAGTATCCAAACATATCGGATGGAAAGGAAAACGGGGTGTTAATCAATAA
- a CDS encoding MFS transporter — protein sequence MHSMFGRFRAVEVDQIYAYELLHRFVLSLIGIFIPIYIASNGMQINWVFNYILVATAAFGLACIPASYIIANIGFKHSLILSYFFYLPAFLSLRSFSLSPTLVVSAAVAYGFGNAFHWISLHAEFATDTEDGDRGKASGRLIGLPKISQAIAPLAGGFIMAAYGFHALVTASIGILVLSAIPLFASKDHRDPLEYDIKSLFDSEHRKFAGLFILRGADIAAGAILFPLFVYYVVGGEMNAGGAKSIASVGSIVFALTIGRISGRFDKKKLMASGLLLAAGVYVARAFVQTATQAFGVSFLAGLFFMIYYVPLYSIYADVAEDEDILEFYAFREFFLNVGKILTYGLTAYVVLNYSVRTGFMAAFVYATVAVVGITGYVRWIEEEDEKKREDM from the coding sequence ATGCATAGCATGTTTGGAAGATTCCGGGCCGTAGAAGTAGATCAAATTTACGCGTACGAACTACTTCACAGGTTTGTTCTCAGCCTGATAGGCATCTTCATCCCGATCTACATTGCCTCCAACGGCATGCAGATCAACTGGGTCTTTAACTATATTCTTGTTGCGACAGCGGCCTTCGGCCTGGCATGCATACCGGCCTCATACATTATAGCTAATATAGGGTTCAAGCACAGCCTGATACTTTCATACTTTTTCTATCTGCCGGCCTTCCTATCTTTGAGAAGCTTCAGTCTATCACCGACCCTAGTAGTATCAGCTGCTGTAGCCTATGGTTTTGGAAACGCTTTTCACTGGATCTCTCTTCACGCTGAGTTCGCTACAGACACTGAAGACGGCGATCGTGGAAAGGCCTCAGGAAGACTGATAGGTTTGCCGAAGATTTCTCAAGCCATTGCGCCTCTTGCAGGAGGATTTATCATGGCAGCCTACGGTTTCCATGCACTGGTAACGGCCTCTATTGGAATACTTGTTCTGTCTGCTATTCCTCTGTTCGCGTCGAAGGATCACAGGGATCCTCTGGAGTACGATATCAAGTCTCTTTTTGATTCGGAGCACAGAAAGTTTGCAGGCCTCTTCATTTTGAGAGGTGCTGATATTGCTGCTGGCGCAATACTGTTCCCGCTTTTTGTCTACTATGTTGTAGGTGGGGAGATGAATGCTGGTGGCGCAAAAAGTATTGCATCAGTAGGGTCGATCGTGTTTGCCCTGACGATAGGCCGTATCTCGGGAAGGTTTGACAAGAAGAAACTGATGGCCTCCGGTCTGCTGCTTGCCGCAGGAGTCTATGTGGCTCGAGCGTTTGTCCAGACTGCGACACAGGCCTTTGGAGTCTCGTTCCTTGCCGGCCTTTTCTTTATGATTTACTATGTTCCTCTTTACTCTATCTATGCTGACGTGGCTGAGGATGAAGATATTCTGGAGTTCTATGCTTTCAGAGAGTTCTTCCTTAACGTTGGTAAAATACTGACTTACGGCCTTACTGCGTATGTCGTCTTGAATTACTCTGTGAGAACAGGGTTTATGGCTGCGTTTGTCTACGCTACTGTGGCGGTAGTCGGCATTACGGGTTATGTTAGGTGGATTGAAGAAGAGGATGAAAAGAAAAGAGAGGATATGTGA
- a CDS encoding HIT family protein: MTDDCIFCKIIEGEIPSHKVYEDDKMIAFLDVNPVSKGHTLVVPKKHVENIHEAEGMNYLFDGLVEVSNAVKEAFDAEGVNIAQNNGEKAGQEVFHLHFHITPIYEGNELDITYNRTELDEGEEVAEEIQKRL, encoded by the coding sequence ATGACAGACGACTGCATCTTCTGCAAAATAATCGAGGGAGAAATACCTTCGCACAAAGTATACGAAGACGACAAAATGATCGCATTCCTCGACGTCAACCCTGTATCCAAAGGCCACACACTCGTAGTACCGAAGAAGCACGTAGAAAACATTCACGAAGCAGAGGGCATGAACTATCTATTCGATGGCCTGGTAGAAGTATCAAATGCAGTAAAAGAGGCCTTCGACGCTGAAGGAGTAAACATCGCTCAGAACAACGGAGAAAAAGCAGGTCAGGAAGTCTTCCATCTCCACTTCCACATCACGCCAATCTACGAAGGAAATGAACTAGACATCACATACAACAGAACAGAGCTTGACGAAGGCGAAGAAGTAGCGGAAGAAATCCAGAAAAGGCTGTAA
- a CDS encoding ZIP family metal transporter: MVTAEALILVFVAGLITDLATGIGAIPFFFVKDFSKKILVGLWGLASGIMLSASFLGLIPEGLAAAQKYPLYNSEFLAVGFGLLLGGLLVIGARRAVDDIDLDPGTFEEADYKKMILILGVLTVHSFPEGVAIGVAFAEMGLESGIPIFGLAVPAIAVTMTIAISIHNIPEGIAISIPFKASGVSNWKTMGAAIFSSVPQPIGAVLAFIFVTEARVFLPVGYGFAAGAMVYLVLSEFVEEAFEEVEDLDTTGWPEFLGGNLAGLIIMVLLFTFV; encoded by the coding sequence ATGGTTACCGCAGAGGCCTTAATACTGGTATTCGTCGCCGGACTGATAACAGATCTCGCAACAGGAATCGGAGCAATACCATTCTTCTTTGTCAAAGACTTCAGCAAAAAAATACTCGTAGGCCTCTGGGGCCTGGCATCAGGAATAATGCTCTCAGCATCCTTCCTTGGTCTCATACCGGAAGGGCTTGCGGCCGCACAGAAATACCCTCTGTATAATTCGGAATTCCTGGCCGTAGGCTTCGGACTTTTACTTGGAGGCCTTCTTGTAATCGGTGCCAGAAGAGCAGTCGACGATATCGACCTGGATCCAGGAACATTCGAGGAAGCAGACTACAAGAAAATGATACTAATTCTAGGAGTACTGACAGTACACAGCTTCCCAGAAGGAGTAGCAATAGGCGTCGCTTTCGCCGAAATGGGGCTTGAATCAGGAATACCGATCTTCGGCCTTGCAGTGCCGGCAATCGCAGTCACAATGACAATAGCAATCTCAATCCACAATATTCCTGAAGGAATTGCAATCTCCATACCTTTCAAGGCCTCAGGGGTATCAAACTGGAAGACAATGGGAGCAGCAATTTTCTCATCTGTCCCACAGCCGATCGGGGCAGTACTGGCCTTCATCTTCGTCACTGAGGCCCGAGTCTTCCTGCCTGTAGGTTACGGTTTTGCAGCAGGAGCAATGGTCTACCTGGTGCTATCTGAGTTTGTGGAGGAGGCCTTTGAAGAGGTAGAGGATCTCGATACTACTGGATGGCCTGAGTTCCTTGGTGGAAACCTCGCAGGATTAATAATCATGGTACTTCTATTCACATTCGTATGA
- a CDS encoding NUDIX hydrolase — protein MIELAGNLIIRDGKILLLYREDEGHWEVPGGKVEEEESPIDAAVREAREEIGVEVELKKPFYSGEFQKDGQMFLWHGYIADTDGEPEIQEEKFGELEWVDPLELDDMEIAPNLEMVLPALRRIK, from the coding sequence ATGATAGAGCTCGCCGGAAACTTGATTATCAGAGATGGAAAAATACTGCTTCTATACAGAGAGGATGAGGGCCACTGGGAGGTTCCTGGTGGAAAAGTAGAGGAAGAAGAATCGCCGATAGATGCCGCAGTCAGAGAAGCAAGGGAGGAGATAGGAGTTGAAGTCGAACTGAAGAAACCTTTCTATAGCGGAGAATTCCAGAAAGATGGCCAGATGTTTCTCTGGCATGGATACATTGCAGATACCGACGGAGAACCAGAGATACAGGAGGAAAAATTCGGAGAACTTGAATGGGTTGACCCGCTTGAACTGGATGACATGGAGATAGCTCCAAACCTGGAAATGGTGCTGCCGGCGTTGAGAAGGATTAAATAA
- a CDS encoding DNA-directed RNA polymerase subunit N yields the protein MQFPVRCLSCGKVISQHWEEYEERTEEGEDPGEVLDDLGIEKYCCRTMFIGHVDTIDEVAEHKIT from the coding sequence ATGCAATTTCCAGTAAGATGTCTCAGTTGCGGCAAAGTAATCAGCCAGCACTGGGAAGAGTACGAGGAACGTACCGAAGAAGGCGAGGACCCAGGAGAGGTACTCGACGATCTCGGAATCGAGAAGTACTGCTGTAGAACAATGTTCATCGGCCACGTCGACACAATAGACGAAGTCGCAGAACACAAAATTACCTAA
- a CDS encoding citryl-CoA lyase gives MTDWKTSISSSGEDAVIRGEALQNVMDMDFADAIWLLLKGDKPSEAESELFNTILSSSIDHGVGNPSTVSARTVQSGGNEMNTSVAGGILSLGDAHGGAIEECMKILQSEETAEELVDRYLEAGDNIPGIGHKVYDDKDPRAEKILSKAEELGLAGEKVQKMKEIREVFAEKKVPLVMNVDGAISAVMSDLEWDHRLGKGIFIIARTPGLVAHVHEEMDEPDFRREDGEYVGE, from the coding sequence ATGACAGACTGGAAAACATCAATTTCCTCCTCGGGAGAGGACGCAGTAATCAGAGGAGAGGCCCTGCAAAACGTAATGGACATGGACTTCGCAGACGCCATCTGGCTGCTTCTAAAAGGAGATAAACCATCAGAGGCCGAATCAGAGCTTTTCAACACAATTCTATCATCATCGATCGATCACGGAGTAGGCAACCCTTCCACAGTCTCCGCAAGAACAGTACAGAGTGGAGGCAACGAAATGAATACTTCAGTGGCCGGAGGAATACTTTCCCTAGGAGATGCACACGGAGGAGCAATAGAGGAATGCATGAAAATACTGCAGAGCGAGGAAACAGCTGAAGAATTAGTAGATCGGTATCTCGAGGCTGGAGATAATATTCCTGGGATAGGCCACAAAGTGTACGATGACAAAGATCCTAGGGCTGAAAAAATACTTTCTAAAGCTGAGGAATTAGGCCTTGCAGGAGAAAAAGTCCAGAAAATGAAAGAGATCAGAGAGGTCTTCGCCGAGAAAAAAGTTCCGCTGGTAATGAATGTTGATGGCGCTATTTCTGCAGTAATGAGCGACCTTGAATGGGATCACAGACTGGGTAAAGGCATCTTCATAATTGCAAGAACGCCAGGCCTTGTCGCACATGTCCACGAAGAGATGGATGAACCTGATTTCCGCAGGGAGGATGGAGAATATGTCGGAGAGTGA
- a CDS encoding HIT family protein: MSEECGFCRGDFAHEIVKQYSNWEVQLFEDQKYLGRCLVKLERHVEDLNELTEEERNEFFDKVLPELENALDHLFQPDFYNQATLGNDCQHFHFHIIPRYRDERSFEGETFEDENWGQHYVTSKTKKLDDETMIELKREPEEALK; the protein is encoded by the coding sequence ATGAGTGAAGAATGTGGGTTCTGTAGAGGAGATTTCGCGCATGAAATAGTGAAGCAGTATTCTAACTGGGAGGTCCAGTTGTTTGAAGATCAGAAATACTTGGGTCGATGCCTTGTCAAACTTGAACGGCACGTAGAGGATCTCAACGAACTGACAGAGGAGGAGAGGAACGAGTTTTTCGATAAAGTTCTGCCTGAACTGGAGAACGCTCTAGACCATCTTTTCCAGCCAGACTTCTACAATCAGGCCACACTAGGAAACGACTGCCAGCACTTCCACTTCCATATAATTCCGCGGTACAGAGATGAGAGAAGTTTTGAGGGAGAAACTTTTGAGGATGAAAACTGGGGCCAGCACTACGTAACCAGTAAAACCAAGAAGCTGGATGATGAAACAATGATTGAACTGAAAAGAGAACCGGAGGAGGCCCTGAAATGA
- a CDS encoding 30S ribosomal protein S9: MTVTSTGKRKTAKARATVEEGEGTLRINSRPLHVQQKAIKERVKEPLIIAGEEIYGDLNIQVTSEGGGIQGQAEAIRMAIARGLVEYTDSDDLERDFRDYDRNMMVEDPRRTETRKPSQSSKGARHKQQKSYR, translated from the coding sequence ATGACAGTTACAAGCACAGGAAAGCGTAAGACCGCAAAGGCACGCGCAACAGTTGAAGAAGGAGAAGGCACCCTTCGAATCAACTCCAGGCCTCTGCATGTTCAGCAGAAGGCTATCAAGGAGCGAGTAAAGGAGCCTCTCATCATCGCAGGCGAAGAAATCTACGGAGACCTGAATATTCAAGTTACCAGTGAAGGTGGCGGAATTCAGGGACAGGCCGAAGCCATCAGAATGGCTATTGCTAGAGGCCTTGTAGAGTACACTGACAGCGATGATCTTGAGAGAGACTTCAGAGACTATGATAGAAACATGATGGTTGAGGATCCGAGAAGAACCGAGACCAGAAAACCATCACAGTCGAGCAAAGGAGCTCGACACAAACAGCAGAAATCCTACCGTTAA
- a CDS encoding MFS transporter yields MLEVFKEYEISQIYAYEFLQKMALGLISIFIPIYILQSSLGLSWAFNYLLVQSAAFVLAAFPISYVIARIGFKHSLVISYFFYLPAILSLRIFNLSPQVVVAAAGLMAFAKAFHWIALHAEFAVDSQSKTRGKQTGRMLGLPRVARALAPAIGGALMAYVGFGALVGVSVFFLAVSALPLMASKDHRDPMDYSIRGLIEKKHALLGSLFFLRGIGSATGKYLFPIYIFYIAGGSLDAGIVGSLASLGSVVFAVSVGRITDRVDEKKLIIVGTVISAALFSARALVETSLQAYLVSFTAGLIMMIYFIPVFSDLADLAEKEDILEFYAFREVFLALGRIATLLLGIYLIKTSALGALRTTFHLAAAATFLIAFYAGWLSRH; encoded by the coding sequence ATGCTGGAAGTATTCAAGGAATACGAGATCAGCCAGATATATGCATACGAATTTCTGCAGAAGATGGCGCTAGGCCTAATCAGCATTTTCATCCCGATCTATATACTTCAATCATCTCTAGGCCTTTCCTGGGCATTCAACTATCTACTGGTTCAGTCAGCAGCATTCGTGTTGGCAGCATTTCCTATTTCATACGTCATTGCACGAATAGGGTTCAAGCACAGTCTTGTAATCTCATACTTTTTCTATCTTCCAGCAATACTATCTCTACGAATATTTAATTTATCTCCACAGGTTGTTGTAGCTGCAGCAGGTTTGATGGCATTTGCAAAGGCCTTCCACTGGATTGCACTTCACGCAGAGTTTGCAGTTGACTCTCAAAGTAAGACAAGAGGAAAACAGACAGGAAGGATGCTAGGCCTTCCAAGAGTAGCGAGGGCACTGGCTCCTGCGATCGGAGGGGCGTTGATGGCCTACGTAGGGTTCGGCGCGCTTGTAGGAGTGTCTGTCTTTTTCCTTGCGGTTTCAGCTCTCCCGTTGATGGCTTCGAAAGACCATCGGGATCCAATGGATTATTCTATTAGAGGCCTTATCGAGAAAAAACACGCACTTCTTGGCTCACTGTTCTTTTTGAGAGGGATTGGCTCTGCTACCGGAAAATACCTGTTCCCGATCTACATTTTCTATATTGCAGGAGGATCTCTAGATGCAGGAATTGTCGGATCGCTTGCCAGCTTGGGCTCGGTTGTATTCGCCGTGTCAGTTGGCCGTATCACCGACAGGGTAGATGAGAAAAAACTTATCATAGTCGGCACAGTAATCTCCGCAGCTCTTTTCTCGGCACGCGCACTGGTTGAAACATCCTTACAGGCCTACCTTGTATCCTTTACCGCAGGCCTAATCATGATGATATACTTCATACCTGTTTTCTCGGATCTTGCCGATCTCGCTGAGAAAGAGGATATCCTTGAGTTCTACGCTTTCAGGGAGGTATTCCTTGCACTGGGCCGTATAGCCACGTTGCTACTGGGTATTTACCTGATCAAGACCTCAGCACTTGGGGCCCTGAGGACTACCTTCCATCTGGCGGCGGCCGCGACATTCTTGATTGCGTTCTATGCTGGCTGGCTTTCACGCCATTGA